The following are encoded together in the Balaenoptera acutorostrata chromosome 9, mBalAcu1.1, whole genome shotgun sequence genome:
- the LOC103008748 gene encoding LOW QUALITY PROTEIN: mediator of RNA polymerase II transcription subunit 28-like (The sequence of the model RefSeq protein was modified relative to this genomic sequence to represent the inferred CDS: inserted 2 bases in 1 codon; substituted 1 base at 1 genomic stop codon) — protein sequence MRALLGGMFSAQPPGPPPPPRGLLQATPGISRTSHSTLVDELESSFEPCFASLVXVNSTDXEEIPTGVDQCIQKFLDIVRQTVCFFLPKRLQLPVQKPEQVIKEDVSELRNELQRKDVLVQKHLKKRRHWQQVLEDINMQPKKPADIPQGSLAYLEQASANIPAPMKQT from the exons ATGAGGGCTCTGCTGGGAGGCATGTTCTCTGCGCAGCCACCTGGACCCCCGCCACCCCCGCGGGGGCTTCTTCAGGCCACACCAGGCATTTCAAGAACTTCTCACAGTACCTTGGTGGATGAGTTGGAGTCATCTTTTGAGCCTTGTTTTGCTTCTCTGGT AGTCAATAGTACAGATTAGGAAGAAATTCCAACTGGTGTTGATCAGTGTATCCAGAAATTTCTAGATATTGTGAGACAGACAGTATGTTTTTTCCTACCAAAAAGATTGCAGTTACCTGTTCAGAAACCAGAGCAAGTTATCAAAGAGGATGTCTCGGAACTGAGGAATGAATTACAGCGAAAGGATGTTCTGGTTCAGAAGCACTTAAAAAAACGGAGACATTGGCAACAGGTGCTGGAGGACATCAACATGCAGCCCAAAAAGCCAGCCGACATCCCTCAGGGTTCCCTGGCCTACCTCGAGCAGGCGTCTGCAAATATCCCTGCACCGATGAAGCAAACCTGA